One window from the genome of Vespula pensylvanica isolate Volc-1 chromosome 11, ASM1446617v1, whole genome shotgun sequence encodes:
- the LOC122633007 gene encoding DNA topoisomerase 2 isoform X1: MSTAIENGNQPGNPKKKTIEGIYQKKTQLEHILLRPDTYIGSVESTTELMWVYDKEKEMMIQKDIKFVPGLYKIFDEILVNAADNKQRDPKMDTIKVDIDAENNTISVWNNGKGIPVVIHKEENMYVPTMIFGHLLTSSNYDDEEEKVTGGRNGYGAKLCNIFSHRFTVETASKEYKKCLKQTWGDNMGKASEPRIKDFHGEDFTKVTFSPDLSKFKMDSLDDDIVSLMSRRAYDVAASTRGVKVYLNGVKVPVKNFKDYVDCYIRGKEDDTGNPLKIAYEACGARWEVAVTISDKGFQQMSFVNSIATTKGGRHVDHVTDLIVKQLTETLKKKNKAGIAIKPFQIKNHLWIFINCLINNPSFDSQTKEHMTLQQKSFGSKCVLTDKFITTVMKIGIVESVLTWAKFKADSQLQKLGPKSKQRKLQGIPKLEDANDAGTNKSLDCTLILTEGDSAKTMAVSGISAVGRDKYGIFPLRGKILNVREATHKQILENAEINNLIKILGLQYKKKYETRDDLKTLRYGKMMIMTDQDQDGSHIKGLLINFIHHNWPSLLKLNFIEEFITPIVKASKGSQVLSFFSLPEFEAWKKETDNYHTYKIKYYKGLGTSTAKEAKEYFENMARHRIRFRYDGNQDDQNIIMAFSKKCVDQRKEWLVNHMDETKRRKEIGLGERYLYEKDTRTVSFSDFINVELVLYSNYDNVRSIPSMVDGFKPGQRKVLFTCLKRNDKREVKVAQLAGSVAEHSAYHHGEVSLMATIINLAQNFVGSNNINVLQPIGQFGTRLTGGKDAASARYIFTMLSPLARYIFHKHDDPLLTHEYDDNQKIEPVYYVPVLPMVLVNGADGIGTGWMTKIPNYNPREIIENLFRMMEGGDPKPMIPYYKNFTGVMETCGDYRYICSGEISVIGPDKLEITELPVGMWTQTYKETVLEPMLHGTEKTPAVITDYKEYNTDTTVHFIVILNRDKLLELERDGLHKAFKLQSTISISSMCAFDENRCLQKYESVTQILKNFYKIRLETYHKRKDYLEGILQAEAGKLSNQARFILEKCDGTLVIENKKKKDMIAELVRRNYESDPVLAWKLTQNREEVLEDEDEVAEETTEDTPSSSAAIQKNNFDYLLGMTLWSLTKERKDDILRQRDEKIAELKRLQARTPISLWKEDLDNLLSELNKFEEKEKKEENKTRQNIKKPPAKFYKQEDTRRIVPVIDTELKKKIEKADIVSKDKKEGIKRQPKIKKEPIEEKDEFDALVESNKPIDEKLNVKAEKKSGAKKGMKQTTLPFKTLKKSKKKYSDSDSNEFDSNEIDFDSISPVRSPRRAAASKRNYALSSDESDAASENLYSLSSDSEQVRKPKHTIALSDSDDDFKIDKKPPPPKSSPEELFDSLVGNTPDKSQKPAVSSSGEDNSLVMFTPPKKVPSKKKAENGGAKATKRQMKKKMKSSDSENDDNSLASKTKPNKKRMKMSDSESENTIEVSPVVPTRKNSARNRKPVSYALKSDEESDSD, encoded by the exons ATGAGTACAGCTATTGAAAATGGAAATCAACCTGGTAATCCTAAGAAGAAGACCATCGAAGGAATTTACCAGAAGAAAACACAACTGGAGCATATTCTATTGCGTCCAGATACATACATTGGATCTGTTGAAAGCACTACTGAACTTATGTGGGTTtacgacaaagaaaaagaaatgatgatACAAAAAGATATCAAATTTGTTCctggattatataaaatatttgatgagATCTTGGTAAATGCCGCTGATAATAAGCAACGAGATCCAAAAATGGATACAATTAAGGTTGATATAGATGC agaaaataatactatatccGTCTGGAATAATGGAAAAGGGATTCCTGTTGTAATACACAAGGAAGAGAATATGTACGTACCCACTATGATTTTTGGCCATTTATTAACGTCGTCAAATTATGatgacgaggaagaaaaagtaactGGAGGAAGAAACGGCTATGGTGCAAAattgtgtaatatttttaGTCATCGTTTCACTGTTGAAACTGCATCTAAagagtataaaaaatgtttaaaacaa ACATGGGGTGATAATATGGGAAAAGCCAGTGAACCTCGAATTAAAGATTTTCATGGAGAGGATTTTACAAAAGTAACATTTTCTCCGGATTTATCAAAATTCAAAATGGATTCTTTAGATGATGATATAGTATCACTTATGTCGCGTCGAGCATATGATGTAGCAGCATCTACAAGAGGCGTGAAAGTTTATCTTAATGGCGTTAAAGTACCTGTGAAGAATTTTAAAGATTATGTTGATTGTTATAttagaggaaaagaagacgaTACTGGTAATCCATTAAAAATAGCTTACGAAGCTTGTGGAGCTCGTTGGGAAGTAGCAGTTACTATATCTGACAAGGGTTTTCAACAAATGTCATTTGTAAATAGTATTGCAACAACAAAG GGTGGCCGCCACGTAGACCATGTTACAGATTTGATAGTAAAACAATTGACAgaaactttaaaaaagaaaaataaagctgGGATAGCCATCAAACCATTCCAAATCAAAAATCATTTatggatttttataaattgtctCATCAATAATCCTTCATTCGATTCTCAGACTAAGGAACACATGACTTTACAACAAAAAAGTTTTGGTTCTAAATGTGTATTAACCGATAAATTCATCACAACT GTAATGAAAATTGGCATTGTAGAATCAGTCTTAACATGGGCCAAATTTAAGGCTGATAGCCAACTGCAAAAATTGGGACCTAAatcaaaacaaagaaaacttCAAG gtATTCCTAAGTTGGAAGATGCTAATGATGCTGGAACAAATAAATCATTAGACTGTACTCTAATATTAACTGAGGGAGATTCAGCTAAAACAATGGCTGTATCAGGAATATCTGCTGTAGGTAGAGATAAGTATGGCATATTTCCATTAAGAG gTAAAATATTGAATGTAAGAGAAGCAACACATAAGCAAATTTTGGAAAATGCCGAGATCaacaatttgataaaaattcttgGTCTtcaatataagaaaaagtatgaaaCGCGGGATGATCTTAAAACACTTCGTTACGGTAAAATGATGATTATGACTGATCAAGATCAg gATGGTTCACATATAAAGggtcttttaattaattttattcatcaCAATTGGCCatctttattaaaacttaattttattgaagaaTTCATTACACCAATCGTAAAGGCATCAAAAGGAAGTCAAgtattatcattcttttcattaCCAGAATTTGAAGcatggaaaaaggaaacggaCAATTATCATAcgtataaaatcaaatactACAAag gTTTGGGTACTTCTACCGCCAAAGAGGCAAAGGAGTACTTTGAAAATATGGCCAGACATAGAATTCGATTTCGATATGACGGTAATCAAGatgatcaaaatattattatggcATTTAGTAAAAAATGCGTTGATCAACGTAAGGAGTGGCTAGTGAATCATATGGACGAAAcaaagagacggaaagagattGGTTTAGGCGAACGTTATCTTTATGAAAAAGATACTCGTACTGTATCCTTTTcagattttataaatgttgaaTTAGTACTGTACAGTAATTACGATAACGTTCGATCTATACCTAGTATGGTAGATGGATTCAAACCTGGACAAAGAAAAGTACTTTTTACGTGTTTGAAACGTAATGATAAACGTGAAGTAAAAGTTGCACAGTTAGCTGGTTCAGTTGCGGAACATTCCGCTTATCATCATGGCGAAGTGTCTCTAATGGCTACTATAATCAACTTGGCTCAAAATTTTGTGGGAAGTAACAATATCAATGTACTTCAGCCTATCGGTCAATTTGGTACAAGACTTACAGGAGGTAAAGATGCTGCAAGCGCTCGATATATCTTCACAATGCTTAG TCCACTAGCAAGATACATATTTCATAAACACGACGATCCACTTCTTACGCACGAATATGATGATAATCAAAAAATTGAGCCAGTATATTACGTTCCTGTATTACCAATGGTATTGGTAAATGGTGCAGATGGTATAGGTACAGGATGGATGACAAAAATTCCTAATTACAATCCTCGTGAaatcatagaaaatttattccgTATGATGGAAGGTGGAGATCCTAAACCAATg ATACCATACTACAAGAATTTTACTGGTGTGATGGAAACTTGTGGAGATTATCGTTATATCTGTAGCGGTGAAATATCTGTAATAGGACCAGACAAACTAGAAATTACAGAACTCCCGGTCGGAATGTGGACACAAACTTATAAAGAGACAGTATTAGAACCTATGTTACATGGGACTGAAAAAACACCCGCAGTTATTAC agattataaagaatataacacAGACACAACTGTACattttatagtaatattaaatcgTGATAAATTATTGGAATTAGAAAGAGATGGTCTTCATAAAGCTTTTAAATTGCAATCAACGATATCTATATCATCTATG tGTGCATTTGACGAAAATCGATGTCttcaaaaatatgaaagcGTCACtcaaatattaaagaatttttataaaattagattGGAAACgtatcataaaagaaaagattatttagaGGGTATCTTGCAAGCAGAAGCAGGAAAACTATCAAATCAAGCTCGCTTCATTCTAGAAAAATGTGATGGTACTTTggtaattgaaaataaaaagaaaaaggacatgATAGCTGAATTAGTAAGACGTAATTACGAATCTGATCCTGTACTTGCATGGAAATTAACTCAAAATAGAGAAGAGGTTTTG gaagatgaa GACGAAGTTGCTGAAGAAACAACTGAAGATACACCATCTTCATCAGCTgcgatacaaaaaaataatttcgattatcttTTGGGCATGACTCTATGGTCCttgacgaaagagagaaaggatgataTCCTACGtcaaagagatgaaaaaatagCAGAATTAAAGAGATTGCAAGCTCGTACACCTATTTCTCTTTGGAAAGAAGATTTGGATAATTTACTAAGcgaattaaataaa ttcgaagagaaagagaagaaagaagaaaataaaacacgtCAAAATATCAAAAAGCCACCAGCAAAGTTTTACAAACAAGAGGATACTCGTAGAATAGTACCAGTAATTGATactgaattaaaaaagaaaatagaaaaggcaGATATTGTATcaaaggacaaaaaagaaggaattaaGAGACAGCCGAAA attaagaaagaaccgattgaagaaaaagatgaatttGATGCTCTCGTGGAATCTAATAAACCTATCGATGAGAAACTCAATGTTAAAGCTGAGAAAAAATCAGGCGCTAAAAAAG GAATGAAACAAACGACATTACCATTTAAAACTTTGAAGAAGTCAAAGAAGAAGTATTCAGATTCCGATAGCAACGAATTTGACAGTAACGAAATTGATTTTGATAGTATTTCACCAGTGCGTTCGCCACGAAGAGCAGCTGCAT CCAAAAGGAATTATGCTCTTAGTAGTGACGAATCGGACGCTGCTAGTGAAAATCTTTATAGCTTGTCATCCGATTCCGAACAAGT aaggaAACCAAAACATACTATAGCACTTAGCGATTCTGATGACGATttcaaaatagataaaaaaccACCGCCACCTAAAT CGAGTCCAGAAGAACTTTTTGATAGTTTAGTTGGAAATACTCCTGACAAATCACAAAAACCTGCTGTATCTTCTTCGGGTGAAGATAATTCTTTGGTAATGTTTACACCACcaaaaaaag TtccatcgaagaaaaaagctgAAAATGGAGGTGCAAAAGCAACGAAGCgtcaaatgaagaaaaaaatgaaatcttcAGATTCtgaaaatgatgataattCATTAGCGAGTAAAACGAAACCT aacaaGAAACGAATGAAGATGTCAGACTCCGAAAGTGAGAATACAATAGAAGTATCACCTGTAGTACCCACAAGAAAAAATAGTGCACGTAATCGGAAACCAGTTTCTTACGCACTTAAATCGGACGAAGAAAGTGATTCAGATTAA
- the LOC122633007 gene encoding DNA topoisomerase 2 isoform X2 produces MSTAIENGNQPGNPKKKTIEGIYQKKTQLEHILLRPDTYIGSVESTTELMWVYDKEKEMMIQKDIKFVPGLYKIFDEILVNAADNKQRDPKMDTIKVDIDAENNTISVWNNGKGIPVVIHKEENMYVPTMIFGHLLTSSNYDDEEEKVTGGRNGYGAKLCNIFSHRFTVETASKEYKKCLKQTWGDNMGKASEPRIKDFHGEDFTKVTFSPDLSKFKMDSLDDDIVSLMSRRAYDVAASTRGVKVYLNGVKVPVKNFKDYVDCYIRGKEDDTGNPLKIAYEACGARWEVAVTISDKGFQQMSFVNSIATTKGGRHVDHVTDLIVKQLTETLKKKNKAGIAIKPFQIKNHLWIFINCLINNPSFDSQTKEHMTLQQKSFGSKCVLTDKFITTVMKIGIVESVLTWAKFKADSQLQKLGPKSKQRKLQGIPKLEDANDAGTNKSLDCTLILTEGDSAKTMAVSGISAVGRDKYGIFPLRGKILNVREATHKQILENAEINNLIKILGLQYKKKYETRDDLKTLRYGKMMIMTDQDQDGSHIKGLLINFIHHNWPSLLKLNFIEEFITPIVKASKGSQVLSFFSLPEFEAWKKETDNYHTYKIKYYKGLGTSTAKEAKEYFENMARHRIRFRYDGNQDDQNIIMAFSKKCVDQRKEWLVNHMDETKRRKEIGLGERYLYEKDTRTVSFSDFINVELVLYSNYDNVRSIPSMVDGFKPGQRKVLFTCLKRNDKREVKVAQLAGSVAEHSAYHHGEVSLMATIINLAQNFVGSNNINVLQPIGQFGTRLTGGKDAASARYIFTMLSPLARYIFHKHDDPLLTHEYDDNQKIEPVYYVPVLPMVLVNGADGIGTGWMTKIPNYNPREIIENLFRMMEGGDPKPMIPYYKNFTGVMETCGDYRYICSGEISVIGPDKLEITELPVGMWTQTYKETVLEPMLHGTEKTPAVITDYKEYNTDTTVHFIVILNRDKLLELERDGLHKAFKLQSTISISSMCAFDENRCLQKYESVTQILKNFYKIRLETYHKRKDYLEGILQAEAGKLSNQARFILEKCDGTLVIENKKKKDMIAELVRRNYESDPVLAWKLTQNREEVLDEVAEETTEDTPSSSAAIQKNNFDYLLGMTLWSLTKERKDDILRQRDEKIAELKRLQARTPISLWKEDLDNLLSELNKFEEKEKKEENKTRQNIKKPPAKFYKQEDTRRIVPVIDTELKKKIEKADIVSKDKKEGIKRQPKIKKEPIEEKDEFDALVESNKPIDEKLNVKAEKKSGAKKGMKQTTLPFKTLKKSKKKYSDSDSNEFDSNEIDFDSISPVRSPRRAAASKRNYALSSDESDAASENLYSLSSDSEQVRKPKHTIALSDSDDDFKIDKKPPPPKSSPEELFDSLVGNTPDKSQKPAVSSSGEDNSLVMFTPPKKVPSKKKAENGGAKATKRQMKKKMKSSDSENDDNSLASKTKPNKKRMKMSDSESENTIEVSPVVPTRKNSARNRKPVSYALKSDEESDSD; encoded by the exons ATGAGTACAGCTATTGAAAATGGAAATCAACCTGGTAATCCTAAGAAGAAGACCATCGAAGGAATTTACCAGAAGAAAACACAACTGGAGCATATTCTATTGCGTCCAGATACATACATTGGATCTGTTGAAAGCACTACTGAACTTATGTGGGTTtacgacaaagaaaaagaaatgatgatACAAAAAGATATCAAATTTGTTCctggattatataaaatatttgatgagATCTTGGTAAATGCCGCTGATAATAAGCAACGAGATCCAAAAATGGATACAATTAAGGTTGATATAGATGC agaaaataatactatatccGTCTGGAATAATGGAAAAGGGATTCCTGTTGTAATACACAAGGAAGAGAATATGTACGTACCCACTATGATTTTTGGCCATTTATTAACGTCGTCAAATTATGatgacgaggaagaaaaagtaactGGAGGAAGAAACGGCTATGGTGCAAAattgtgtaatatttttaGTCATCGTTTCACTGTTGAAACTGCATCTAAagagtataaaaaatgtttaaaacaa ACATGGGGTGATAATATGGGAAAAGCCAGTGAACCTCGAATTAAAGATTTTCATGGAGAGGATTTTACAAAAGTAACATTTTCTCCGGATTTATCAAAATTCAAAATGGATTCTTTAGATGATGATATAGTATCACTTATGTCGCGTCGAGCATATGATGTAGCAGCATCTACAAGAGGCGTGAAAGTTTATCTTAATGGCGTTAAAGTACCTGTGAAGAATTTTAAAGATTATGTTGATTGTTATAttagaggaaaagaagacgaTACTGGTAATCCATTAAAAATAGCTTACGAAGCTTGTGGAGCTCGTTGGGAAGTAGCAGTTACTATATCTGACAAGGGTTTTCAACAAATGTCATTTGTAAATAGTATTGCAACAACAAAG GGTGGCCGCCACGTAGACCATGTTACAGATTTGATAGTAAAACAATTGACAgaaactttaaaaaagaaaaataaagctgGGATAGCCATCAAACCATTCCAAATCAAAAATCATTTatggatttttataaattgtctCATCAATAATCCTTCATTCGATTCTCAGACTAAGGAACACATGACTTTACAACAAAAAAGTTTTGGTTCTAAATGTGTATTAACCGATAAATTCATCACAACT GTAATGAAAATTGGCATTGTAGAATCAGTCTTAACATGGGCCAAATTTAAGGCTGATAGCCAACTGCAAAAATTGGGACCTAAatcaaaacaaagaaaacttCAAG gtATTCCTAAGTTGGAAGATGCTAATGATGCTGGAACAAATAAATCATTAGACTGTACTCTAATATTAACTGAGGGAGATTCAGCTAAAACAATGGCTGTATCAGGAATATCTGCTGTAGGTAGAGATAAGTATGGCATATTTCCATTAAGAG gTAAAATATTGAATGTAAGAGAAGCAACACATAAGCAAATTTTGGAAAATGCCGAGATCaacaatttgataaaaattcttgGTCTtcaatataagaaaaagtatgaaaCGCGGGATGATCTTAAAACACTTCGTTACGGTAAAATGATGATTATGACTGATCAAGATCAg gATGGTTCACATATAAAGggtcttttaattaattttattcatcaCAATTGGCCatctttattaaaacttaattttattgaagaaTTCATTACACCAATCGTAAAGGCATCAAAAGGAAGTCAAgtattatcattcttttcattaCCAGAATTTGAAGcatggaaaaaggaaacggaCAATTATCATAcgtataaaatcaaatactACAAag gTTTGGGTACTTCTACCGCCAAAGAGGCAAAGGAGTACTTTGAAAATATGGCCAGACATAGAATTCGATTTCGATATGACGGTAATCAAGatgatcaaaatattattatggcATTTAGTAAAAAATGCGTTGATCAACGTAAGGAGTGGCTAGTGAATCATATGGACGAAAcaaagagacggaaagagattGGTTTAGGCGAACGTTATCTTTATGAAAAAGATACTCGTACTGTATCCTTTTcagattttataaatgttgaaTTAGTACTGTACAGTAATTACGATAACGTTCGATCTATACCTAGTATGGTAGATGGATTCAAACCTGGACAAAGAAAAGTACTTTTTACGTGTTTGAAACGTAATGATAAACGTGAAGTAAAAGTTGCACAGTTAGCTGGTTCAGTTGCGGAACATTCCGCTTATCATCATGGCGAAGTGTCTCTAATGGCTACTATAATCAACTTGGCTCAAAATTTTGTGGGAAGTAACAATATCAATGTACTTCAGCCTATCGGTCAATTTGGTACAAGACTTACAGGAGGTAAAGATGCTGCAAGCGCTCGATATATCTTCACAATGCTTAG TCCACTAGCAAGATACATATTTCATAAACACGACGATCCACTTCTTACGCACGAATATGATGATAATCAAAAAATTGAGCCAGTATATTACGTTCCTGTATTACCAATGGTATTGGTAAATGGTGCAGATGGTATAGGTACAGGATGGATGACAAAAATTCCTAATTACAATCCTCGTGAaatcatagaaaatttattccgTATGATGGAAGGTGGAGATCCTAAACCAATg ATACCATACTACAAGAATTTTACTGGTGTGATGGAAACTTGTGGAGATTATCGTTATATCTGTAGCGGTGAAATATCTGTAATAGGACCAGACAAACTAGAAATTACAGAACTCCCGGTCGGAATGTGGACACAAACTTATAAAGAGACAGTATTAGAACCTATGTTACATGGGACTGAAAAAACACCCGCAGTTATTAC agattataaagaatataacacAGACACAACTGTACattttatagtaatattaaatcgTGATAAATTATTGGAATTAGAAAGAGATGGTCTTCATAAAGCTTTTAAATTGCAATCAACGATATCTATATCATCTATG tGTGCATTTGACGAAAATCGATGTCttcaaaaatatgaaagcGTCACtcaaatattaaagaatttttataaaattagattGGAAACgtatcataaaagaaaagattatttagaGGGTATCTTGCAAGCAGAAGCAGGAAAACTATCAAATCAAGCTCGCTTCATTCTAGAAAAATGTGATGGTACTTTggtaattgaaaataaaaagaaaaaggacatgATAGCTGAATTAGTAAGACGTAATTACGAATCTGATCCTGTACTTGCATGGAAATTAACTCAAAATAGAGAAGAGGTTTTG GACGAAGTTGCTGAAGAAACAACTGAAGATACACCATCTTCATCAGCTgcgatacaaaaaaataatttcgattatcttTTGGGCATGACTCTATGGTCCttgacgaaagagagaaaggatgataTCCTACGtcaaagagatgaaaaaatagCAGAATTAAAGAGATTGCAAGCTCGTACACCTATTTCTCTTTGGAAAGAAGATTTGGATAATTTACTAAGcgaattaaataaa ttcgaagagaaagagaagaaagaagaaaataaaacacgtCAAAATATCAAAAAGCCACCAGCAAAGTTTTACAAACAAGAGGATACTCGTAGAATAGTACCAGTAATTGATactgaattaaaaaagaaaatagaaaaggcaGATATTGTATcaaaggacaaaaaagaaggaattaaGAGACAGCCGAAA attaagaaagaaccgattgaagaaaaagatgaatttGATGCTCTCGTGGAATCTAATAAACCTATCGATGAGAAACTCAATGTTAAAGCTGAGAAAAAATCAGGCGCTAAAAAAG GAATGAAACAAACGACATTACCATTTAAAACTTTGAAGAAGTCAAAGAAGAAGTATTCAGATTCCGATAGCAACGAATTTGACAGTAACGAAATTGATTTTGATAGTATTTCACCAGTGCGTTCGCCACGAAGAGCAGCTGCAT CCAAAAGGAATTATGCTCTTAGTAGTGACGAATCGGACGCTGCTAGTGAAAATCTTTATAGCTTGTCATCCGATTCCGAACAAGT aaggaAACCAAAACATACTATAGCACTTAGCGATTCTGATGACGATttcaaaatagataaaaaaccACCGCCACCTAAAT CGAGTCCAGAAGAACTTTTTGATAGTTTAGTTGGAAATACTCCTGACAAATCACAAAAACCTGCTGTATCTTCTTCGGGTGAAGATAATTCTTTGGTAATGTTTACACCACcaaaaaaag TtccatcgaagaaaaaagctgAAAATGGAGGTGCAAAAGCAACGAAGCgtcaaatgaagaaaaaaatgaaatcttcAGATTCtgaaaatgatgataattCATTAGCGAGTAAAACGAAACCT aacaaGAAACGAATGAAGATGTCAGACTCCGAAAGTGAGAATACAATAGAAGTATCACCTGTAGTACCCACAAGAAAAAATAGTGCACGTAATCGGAAACCAGTTTCTTACGCACTTAAATCGGACGAAGAAAGTGATTCAGATTAA